Sequence from the Scomber scombrus chromosome 1, fScoSco1.1, whole genome shotgun sequence genome:
ACAAATTCAGAATCACTGAAGACAAACATCTTTGGCAGAATGAGTGGCGGGCCCCTCATGTACCCAGCCACCACATGGCAGCTTCATTCTATTTTACCCACATCCAGGgtcactgtgtatttatattgtactgtactgatGCATTTTACCAAACACATTTGTAGTTAATCACATCACTACAAATAATCACCACACAGTGATCCTTTGGGGGCTCCTGAGGGTCTGTGATAATCCAGACTGGCCCTTGCTCCTGGGCTCTGGTAACATCACTGGTTCTaactttcttctcctcttcatttGCTTTCTAGCTGTTCAAACACCCCAAGTACGTGTCCTGTAAGAGGATTGCAGTGTTCCTCAGCATGCATGATGAAGTGCGCACTGAGGAAATCATCAAAGATGCGTTTAAAGGAGGTAAAAGCTGCTTCATCCCCAGATATGAAAGCAAGAGCAGCCATATGGACATGTTGAAGCTCAACAGTCTGCACGACATGGAGACGCTGCCTCTGACATCCTGGAACATCCAACAGCCTGCTGACAATGAtaacagcagagaggaagcacTGGCtggaggtcacacacacacacacacacacacactgtagctggtttatatttattaataaggACAGATATTTACACAGACCCTTATCGCTGTTTGTCTGCTCTCATTATCCAGGAGGTCTGGACCTGATCCTGATGCCAGGCCTAGGTTTTGACAGGTCAGGGAATCGTCTGGGACGGGGGAAGGGCTTCTATGACACCTACCTGGAGCGCTGCATTAAACACCCCAAAGGAAAGCCTTACACCATCGCCCTGGCCTACAAAGAGCAGCTATGTCAGGAAATCCCCGTCGATGACAACGATGTGCTCATAGATGAAGTCCTGTATGAGGACAATGAGTAGCTGGTGGTCAATGAACTCCTAACTGACTATATTTACATGCCAAAGCCAGTTTAAGCTGGTTCAGTTAGATTTTTAGAAATCTTCTCCTCCTTCTAACCTCAATGAAtcatccagaatctatgaattaAATGCTCACTTCAGGAGGGTTACTGGACATCACATGTCTCCTCACACACAGTGgtggcttcaagtttccacatcacacttgtttaAGTTGCAGACTGGACCATGATTGGTTCCaaactagctgtgatgtcacaaaccATGCTCCTAAGTATACACCTTGAACTCAGACTTAAGGTGAAAACAGCCCTCTAGTGCCAAGCATTCACCTGAGGGAACAGTAAGAAcaacatacaaacatgtttGAACAAGACACGCCTTACTTTTTTATGCTCAGActattcaaaataaatacaactctATGAAACTTTATTTTTGCAACTTAATATGATGAGGATGAAATGATGCTAATGAATTCTCATCAACTGAGTTTGCAGTAATTACTTCAAAGTATTGTAATTGCAGTAGATGCAGAAGTCAGACTGAATTACATATATTGTAAAATGGATCCGTTAGcgggatttatttttttaatcagctgAATCAGTCAGACTCAACCACCTTAAATGTTCTCCTGCACAGGTTTAGTAAAGTCATCATTCTCGGGTGAGCAGGACCTAACAAAGCTCACTGCCTTAGCTTGTGTCTCTGAAAAGGTGTTTGACTTTAATCTTTATACATTGTGATTCATCAGCATAAAACATGCTGATTTGAAATGTGAATTTCTAACATGATACAGTCACTCACGTCTCTGAAATAATCTGTTGCATGGCataatatattttatcattccgaaagaagaaataaaaactggTGGAAAAAGTCATAATGTGgtcccttttttttatttttatttaccacCAGCACCATTATCAAAATATCATAGATTGCCGTGGAACTTACTGCTCACATTTATTCTTCCTAAAGGATGAATCTTTTATGAATAATTCTCATTATTTTGTACATTGGCACTGCAGAGTATAGAGCCCCTGCAAGCTGATAGTAATTATCTCAACTACTTTTGCATTAAGGTTTTCCATGTGTATCATTGCAGCTATTAGTGTTACAATAACTAGCACAGGTTAGTTAAAATAGCTCTCTGCACTGTGTTATGATCATCTGCTGCCAGAGCTCTGACATGATGGAAATCTGTGATTATGTCATAACTTTTAATGGATCTAAAACtacatgcaagtgtgtgtgtgtccagtttCTCAGAGATTAAATGTAGTCTTTGTGACGGTTACATttgattttcattgttttgacaGTTACTTaaattatgtgtgttttgactCTTAAAGGCACCATGAAATGACACTCTTTTCTTGATTTGATGTATTTTCAGACAGGATGTTGGGGCGGGGCATATTGCAGGGAGGGGATCATTCACAAGTGTAAACCAATAAGATTTCAATTTGGGACTAACACAATTGTATTTGATGGATAGGATAAAACTGTATGAAGTTTTATTGGTTGAAATGTTAGGTTACACCCACTATTGCAGGATGATGCCACCATTTAAGATTATTCTGTTTTACAGGAAGTAGGAGTCATGTGAGGTCATTTCATGGTGACTTTACAGATGAATGCTGTGTAGAACAAAACCGGCCTGAAATGTCATTACATGTTAtatcaaaataacatttatttcaaagaaacacatgtatgtgtgtgttgtcctgTGCTTCTGTgcacagaggacacacacacacacacactggctgagTGGAGGTGGAGGTTCATGGCCGGTTTGTGTCCAGGCTCTGTGGTCCTAACAATCTGTCCATACATACACATGACTGTTGAATTAAATCTTAAAAGTCATAGTCATTTTAggataatatttatataaatacactttaatGACTGATTTCAGTATCTGTCCATCAGCAGCACATTCATTTAtggttaatacagtaatactgtactgtacatgcagacaagaggaagaaatgaaCTATCTTGATTTCCCTCTTATCTGATCAGCCTCTGTTACTCCTTTACTACTGATGAACAGGCCTGCAGCCGTCTGATGGGGCGTCACTGTCTTCATTGTCTGGTGCAGGTAGCCGTTATAGAAGTCAGCTGCTGTCAGCTTCTTTTTCAGGAGCACTGTCTTGAAGCCCACCCACCCATCCTGCAACAGAGAACCCAGATCAACCGCTGATcagctgaaggaaaaaaagaagtgaagtgCTGTTgtcacttcatttaaaacattacaggaCAAGAAGCACATTGTGTTAAAAAGAGGAAGTTAGAGTATGAATCTGTTGTACTGAATGTGATTTTATGTATCGCCCTTTTTGAAGAGAAATGTTGTCATGGTGATAGGGATGGATAACAGTGTTACAGGTGTACAGATTTAGGCCAGTGTCAGTACTAAAGAAGAGTTTAACAGAGCTGGACAGACCTTACACCTGACAGCCAGGGTGTTGGACTCCTTCAGATAGCTCACTGAGCCTGGGACTGGTTCCCTCCTTTCATCTGCACACATGTGAGTAACAGTTCAGGGTCCTGATGCTGAGGTTACACAGTACCGGAGCACTAAACACGCAACTTTCTAAACAAACTATGCAGCCACTGTCTTCAGGGACAAAGGAACATGTGACCCAGTGCAGCAGAATGGCTCACTGATGTGATTCTAATAGTTTTTTGgtctatgacacagaggaataagatatatcagactgtGGTTAAACACACAATACATCACAAACCTGGATGAGGTTCACATGCCCCAGTATTCTGTCAGAGTAACCCAGCTGGCATACTCAATATTTTCAGAATCAAGAtaaactcttcttttttctaATAGCAGGATCTAAACCTGATCAGAACtagaaaaatgtgcattaaatcAGATTGAAACTAACTTACCTGAtaatgaaatgtgacattttcctACAAAATCAAGAAGCTTTATTGTGCTGCCCATCCATATGGTTCTTAAAGGTATCTGacggcaaagagagagagagagagatcattaCAGTCATATTCAACAGAGTCTTGAATGGCTCACACTGAACAGTCCAGAATCAGTCCTCATTACCCTGGATCCAATGGCACGATACAAACGATCAATTTGGTCACAAGTGTGTTCCTCCCACACCATCCAACTCATGGATTTGTGGATTTTGGGGGCTGTTGGAGGGAAAGAAGGTGTAAGTTGGAAGAATTTCCTCTTGATTAATATGTAACAGGACTGTTTCTTTGTAGTTCAGAGCTACGTACCAAAGGTTGCACCTGTCCGACTCTGCTcccttttattttctattctctCTGTCAGTGTCCTCAGCGTGTCCATCAGCTGTGGTTTAGAGAATAATACGGCAACTATGTTACCATTGTGTTAGTGAGAGGATGAGGCACCGGGAATGTTTAACTCACCAGATGTGCTCCTTTAGTGGCCAGGGTGGCTCCGAGCTCGTCGGCAGTGCAGTTCTCAGGGACAGGATGGAGCTCCTGGGTGAGGATGGGACCCACATCGAACCTGGagtgtgaggacattttggtttttgttagtatgaaaggagaaaaacaggaagcacAGTGGGAGGATTTCCCTCTGCTTACCTGTGAGGATGAATCTGCATGATGGTGACTCCTGTCACTGTGTCACCGTGCATGATAGTGTGTAGGACAGGTGCTGGACCTCGCCACCGCGGCAACAGGCTGGGGTGAACGTTCAAGATCCCACTGTGatcgaacacacacacacacacacacacacacacacacacacacacacaatcattattttaacatgtgGCAGATCATGTGACTTAGTTCCttcagcagagcagagaaacaGTTCACAGGTTATAGAACATCActtatagacaaaaaaaaaatgctagaACATCActtatagacaaaaaaaaaatgctcactA
This genomic interval carries:
- the mthfs gene encoding 5,10-methenyltetrahydrofolate synthetase (5-formyltetrahydrofolate cyclo-ligase) encodes the protein MAALRAAKQALRKEIKRRVAAVTDQEKHRQSLAVSQKLFKHPKYVSCKRIAVFLSMHDEVRTEEIIKDAFKGGKSCFIPRYESKSSHMDMLKLNSLHDMETLPLTSWNIQQPADNDNSREEALAGGGLDLILMPGLGFDRSGNRLGRGKGFYDTYLERCIKHPKGKPYTIALAYKEQLCQEIPVDDNDVLIDEVLYEDNE
- the mtfmt gene encoding methionyl-tRNA formyltransferase, mitochondrial, coding for MRTACRSVLCRLHHCGPLAVWRRLLSSSAPPWRLLFFGSDQFAVESLKLLTSDRNSCGGIVESLEVVSLSADIPVRRFAQQNQLPLHSWPLGDQHGQFDVGVVVSFGCLLQERLINKFPYGILNVHPSLLPRWRGPAPVLHTIMHGDTVTGVTIMQIHPHRFDVGPILTQELHPVPENCTADELGATLATKGAHLLMDTLRTLTERIENKREQSRTGATFAPKIHKSMSWMVWEEHTCDQIDRLYRAIGSRIPLRTIWMGSTIKLLDFVGKCHISLSDERREPVPGSVSYLKESNTLAVRCKDGWVGFKTVLLKKKLTAADFYNGYLHQTMKTVTPHQTAAGLFISSKGVTEADQIRGKSR